In Campylobacter sp. RM16187, the DNA window TTGTAGTATAATAATTGGGCTATTGCGAGATTAAAGAATTTATTGAAAGGATGTTTATTATGAAAAACATAGTTGTTATTAGCATGTTAGCTGCTACAAGTATATTATTCGCACAAGATATGTCTTATAGAATATATATGAGTACTGTTAGTGAAGCTATGGGCGAAAAGCAGATAAATAGAGCTTTAAAAAAAGTAAGAAGTGAAATTTCGAGTGACTATAGACTTAATGCTGATATTTATTTAGACAAAGGATATAGGGTTTTGTATGTAGATACTACACCTGTTTCTAAAGAAGAGGCCAGTGAGATACTTTCTCAAATTAAGAAAATTCCTGGTTATGAAGGCTCTTTGATGAAGAGAAAAACTGAGCAGAGTGTTAGCTCATTGGTTGTAAAAAATGTCTCTAAAGATGTTGTATCAAAAGAAGTAAAAATGGATACTTCTGGAGAGAAAGAGAGCATTATCGCTCATAATATTGTTGAGAAAAAAGTTGAGGAGCCAGTTTTTAAAAACGATAATAATTTAAATAGCTTAACGAATGTGGATAAACAAAATGTTGCTATTAATGAAGTTATAACTTTAAGTCAGGCTATAAAAACTATTTTAGAAGAAAATCCTGGCTTTAAAGAGACCGAATTTGCATATATGCAAGTAGGCAAGGATTTAAATATTGCAAATAATGCTTACTATCCTACCCTTGATCTATATGGAACTTATGGATACGCAAAAGAAAAAACTGATGACGGAAGAGTTGTTCAGACAGGTAAGGGCAAAAAGGCTACGGCCGGAGTAACTTTTGTAGAAAATATATATAATGGCGGAGCCGATAGGAATAGGATTATTTCTCAAAGTCATAGACTTGATGCTGCTGCATATAGCGTAGTTCAAAGGGCAGACAGACTGTCCTTGCAACTAGTTAACTCATATCTTGAAGTTATTAAAAATAAAGAATTGCTTAATATTTCAAAAGCTAATGTAAAAACCCATGAAGAAATTTATGCTCAGATAAAAGATAGAACAGATTCCGGATTTGCTAGAGGATCTGAAGAGAGACAGGTCGGTTCTCGTCTAACATTAGCACAAGCTAACTTGGTGGCTCAAGAAAATAACTATTATGATGCTTTAAGCACATTTGAAAAGCTCTATGGAAAAAGAGTTGAGGCTGAAAATTTAACTCTACCTAATTTTGATTTACCGCTTCCAATTGCTGAATATGTGGTATATGAAAAGGCTATGAGATG includes these proteins:
- a CDS encoding TolC family protein, yielding MKNIVVISMLAATSILFAQDMSYRIYMSTVSEAMGEKQINRALKKVRSEISSDYRLNADIYLDKGYRVLYVDTTPVSKEEASEILSQIKKIPGYEGSLMKRKTEQSVSSLVVKNVSKDVVSKEVKMDTSGEKESIIAHNIVEKKVEEPVFKNDNNLNSLTNVDKQNVAINEVITLSQAIKTILEENPGFKETEFAYMQVGKDLNIANNAYYPTLDLYGTYGYAKEKTDDGRVVQTGKGKKATAGVTFVENIYNGGADRNRIISQSHRLDAAAYSVVQRADRLSLQLVNSYLEVIKNKELLNISKANVKTHEEIYAQIKDRTDSGFARGSEERQVGSRLTLAQANLVAQENNYYDALSTFEKLYGKRVEAENLTLPNFDLPLPIAEYVVYEKAMRCNPTVLLEMSNIKMNESVVNEKKAPFRPRLDFEASAAYERNDVFYDDYKKEQYDALLRLKYNLYNKNIDKLEKEKSKLAVTESMHSMENVKRDLSESLKFSWQTYVLNQKKMEYLERHVAYSKDTLDSYRDEFRIGRRDLINLLDAESEYNNALTEIINTKNALLYSKYRLLDNMGMLTDSFEPGFSKRYIQGACSIDSDLK